One genomic segment of Acinetobacter oleivorans DR1 includes these proteins:
- a CDS encoding putative porin translates to MKKLAIASALLSALAVSGAANAYQAEVGGSYNYLDPDNGSSVSKFGVDGTYYFNPVQTRNAPLAEAAFLSRASNVNALINYGDNSGTKDTQYGVGVEYYVPNSDFYLSGDVGRNEREIDNTNIDSKVTTYAAEVGYLPAPGLLLALGVKGYDEKDGKDGADPTVRAKYVTQVGQHDVNLEAFGAFGDLDEYKVRGDYYIDKTLSLGVDYYNNDLTDKDEFGINAKKFLNQQVSLEGRIGFGDNDNTYGVRAGYRF, encoded by the coding sequence ATGAAAAAACTAGCAATTGCATCAGCTCTTTTATCTGCACTCGCAGTAAGTGGCGCAGCAAACGCTTACCAAGCTGAAGTTGGTGGTTCTTACAATTATCTTGATCCAGACAACGGTAGCAGCGTAAGTAAATTCGGTGTTGACGGGACTTATTACTTTAATCCTGTTCAAACTCGTAACGCTCCACTTGCAGAAGCAGCATTTTTAAGCCGTGCAAGTAATGTTAACGCACTTATCAACTATGGCGATAACAGCGGTACTAAAGATACTCAGTATGGCGTAGGTGTTGAATACTATGTTCCTAACTCAGATTTCTACCTTAGCGGTGATGTAGGCCGTAATGAGCGTGAAATTGATAACACCAATATTGATAGCAAAGTAACTACTTATGCAGCTGAAGTAGGTTATTTACCAGCTCCAGGTTTATTACTTGCACTAGGTGTTAAAGGTTACGACGAAAAAGATGGTAAAGACGGCGCTGATCCAACAGTTCGTGCTAAATACGTAACTCAAGTAGGTCAACATGACGTAAACCTTGAAGCGTTCGGTGCGTTTGGTGACCTAGACGAATATAAAGTTCGTGGTGACTACTACATCGATAAAACTTTAAGTCTTGGTGTGGATTACTACAATAACGACTTAACTGATAAAGATGAATTTGGTATTAATGCTAAAAAATTCTTAAATCAACAAGTAAGTCTTGAAGGTCGTATTGGTTTCGGTGACAACGATAACACTTATGGTGTTCGTGCAGGCTACCGCTTCTAA